The following are encoded together in the Mycolicibacterium arabiense genome:
- the gmk gene encoding guanylate kinase: protein MTRVVVLSGPSAVGKSSVVRCLRERIPDLHFSVSATTRSPRPGEVDGVDYAFVTPERFQQLIDDGELLEWADIHGGLHRSGTPARPVREAARAGRPVLIEVDLAGAQAVKKAMPEAVSVFLAPPSWDALESRLVGRGTETPEVMARRLDTARAELAAQDSFDTVVVNAELESACAELVSLLVGR from the coding sequence ATGACACGCGTCGTGGTGCTGTCCGGTCCCTCTGCTGTCGGTAAGTCCAGCGTCGTGCGATGTCTGCGCGAACGGATTCCCGACCTGCACTTCAGCGTCTCCGCCACCACCAGGTCCCCGCGACCGGGTGAGGTGGACGGCGTCGACTACGCCTTCGTCACCCCCGAACGGTTTCAGCAACTGATCGACGACGGCGAACTGCTCGAGTGGGCCGACATCCACGGCGGCCTGCACCGCTCGGGCACGCCCGCCAGACCCGTCCGAGAGGCCGCCCGCGCCGGGCGTCCCGTGCTGATCGAGGTCGACCTGGCCGGGGCACAGGCGGTCAAGAAGGCGATGCCCGAGGCGGTGTCGGTCTTCCTGGCCCCACCCAGCTGGGACGCCCTGGAGAGCCGACTCGTCGGCCGCGGCACCGAGACTCCAGAGGTCATGGCTCGCAGACTCGACACCGCGCGAGCCGAACTGGCCGCCCAGGACAGCTTCGACACGGTCGTCGTCAACGCTGAATTGGAGTCGGCGTGCGCTGAATTGGTATCCTTGCTGGTGGGCCGTTGA
- the mihF gene encoding integration host factor, actinobacterial type — translation MALPQLTDEQRAAALEKAAAARRARAELKDRLKRGGTNLKQVLKDAETDEVLGKMKVSALLEALPKVGKVKAQEIMTELEIAPTRRLRGLGDRQRKALLEKFDFTSD, via the coding sequence GTGGCCCTTCCCCAGTTGACCGACGAGCAGCGCGCGGCAGCGTTGGAGAAGGCTGCTGCCGCACGTCGAGCGCGAGCCGAACTAAAGGATCGACTCAAGCGCGGCGGCACCAACCTCAAGCAGGTTCTCAAGGACGCCGAGACCGACGAGGTCTTGGGCAAGATGAAGGTCTCCGCACTGCTGGAGGCCCTGCCCAAGGTCGGCAAGGTCAAGGCTCAGGAGATCATGACCGAGCTGGAGATCGCTCCGACCCGCCGCCTGCGCGGCCTCGGCGATCGTCAGCGCAAGGCCCTCCTGGAGAAGTTCGACTTCACCAGCGATTAG
- the pyrF gene encoding orotidine-5'-phosphate decarboxylase yields the protein MTTFGARLTEAVSARGPLCLGIDPHPELLRAWGLGADADGLRAFADACVEAFAGFAVVKPQVAFFEAYGSAGFAVLEDVIVALRGAGVLVLADAKRGDIGTTMAAYAAAWAASSPLSCDAVTASPYLGFGSLRPLLDLAAANERGVFVLAATSNPEGADVQRAIADGRSVAQSIVDHAAAENVASVGLGSVGVVVGATLSEVPDLTALNGPVLVPGVGAQGGRPEALAGLGGAAPGTLLPAVSRDVLRAGPDVAALRTVGERMRDAVAHLAR from the coding sequence GTGACCACGTTCGGGGCGCGGCTGACCGAGGCGGTGTCCGCGCGGGGTCCGCTGTGCCTCGGCATCGACCCGCACCCCGAACTGCTCCGGGCGTGGGGTCTCGGCGCGGACGCCGACGGTCTGCGCGCGTTCGCCGACGCCTGCGTCGAGGCGTTCGCGGGGTTCGCGGTGGTGAAGCCGCAGGTGGCGTTCTTCGAGGCGTACGGGTCGGCGGGCTTCGCGGTGCTGGAGGACGTGATCGTCGCGCTGCGCGGCGCCGGGGTACTTGTGCTGGCCGACGCCAAGCGCGGCGACATCGGCACCACGATGGCGGCCTACGCCGCCGCCTGGGCGGCGTCATCGCCGCTGTCGTGCGACGCCGTGACCGCGTCGCCGTACCTGGGGTTCGGGTCGCTGCGTCCGCTGCTGGACTTGGCCGCGGCCAACGAGCGCGGCGTGTTCGTCCTCGCCGCGACGTCGAACCCCGAGGGTGCCGACGTGCAGCGCGCCATCGCCGACGGCAGGTCCGTCGCGCAGTCGATCGTCGACCATGCGGCGGCGGAGAACGTCGCTTCGGTGGGCTTGGGTTCGGTGGGGGTCGTGGTGGGCGCCACGCTGTCGGAGGTGCCCGACCTGACGGCCCTGAACGGCCCGGTGCTGGTGCCGGGCGTGGGCGCCCAGGGCGGGCGGCCCGAGGCGTTGGCAGGGCTGGGCGGCGCCGCACCGGGCACGCTGCTGCCCGCCGTCTCGCGCGACGTGCTGCGAGCCGGGCCCGATGTGGCGGCGCTCCGCACGGTGGGGGAGCGCATGCGGGACGCCGTCGCACACCTGGCGCGCTAG
- the carB gene encoding carbamoyl-phosphate synthase large subunit — protein sequence MPRREDLEHVLVIGSGPIVIGQAAEFDYSGTQACRVLKAEGLRVTLINSNPASIMTDPEFADSTYIEPITAAFVEKVIVQQAERGNKIDALLATLGGQTALNTAVALYENGALDRHGVEMIGADFEAIQRGEDRQKFKDIVAKVGGESARSRVCFTMEEVRDTVAELGLPVVVRPSFTMGGLGSGMAYSVEDVERMAGDGLSASPTANVLIEESIFGWKEFELELMRDHRDNVVVVCSIENFDPMGVHTGDSVTVAPAMTLTDREYQTMRDLGIAILREVGVDTGGCNIQFAIDPVDGRLVVIEMNPRVSRSSALASKATGFPIAKIAAKLAIGYTLDEIVNDITKETPACFEPTLDYVVVKAPRFAFEKFPGADPTLTTTMKSVGEAMSLGRNFIEAFGKVMRSLETPGRGGFWTGVDPDITVEELLTRLKTPTDGRLYDIEQALRQGASVEDVAKASGVDPWFVDQIARLVHLAAELRAAPVLDEDLLRTAKHSGLSDRQIAALRPELAGEDGVRTLRRRLGVHPVYKTVDTCAAEFEAKTPYHYSSYEIDPAAETEVAPQTDKPKVLILGSGPNRIGQGIEFDYSCVHAATTLSEVGFETVMVNCNPETVSTDYDTADRLYFEPLTFEDVLEVYHAESASGAGGPGVVGVIVQLGGQTPLGLAQRLSDAGVPIVGTSPKAIDLAEDRGEFGEVLKNAGLPAPRFGMATSFEQARRIAADIGYPVLVRPSYVLGGRGMEIVYDDETLRGYITRATQLSPEHPVLVDRFLEDAIEIDVDALCDGSEVYIGGVMEHIEEAGIHSGDSACALPPVTLGKQDIAAVRHATEAIAHGIGVVGLLNVQYALKDDVLYVLEANPRASRTVPFVSKATAVPLAKACARIMLGASIAQLRQEGMLAATGDGADVAPNAPIAVKEAVLPFNRFRKADGSQVDSLLGPEMKSTGEVMGIDRDFGTAFAKSQTAAYGSLPAAGTVFVSVANRDKRSLVFPVKRLADLGFRVLATEGTAEMLRRNGIPCDTVRKHFEAPSADRPATSAVDAIKAGEVDMVINTPYGNSGPRVDGYEIRSAAVAMNIPCVTTVQGASAAVQGIEAGIRGDIGVMSLQELHSSMGAREQANGRT from the coding sequence ATGCCGCGTCGGGAAGACCTCGAGCACGTCCTGGTCATCGGATCGGGCCCCATCGTCATCGGGCAGGCCGCCGAGTTCGACTACTCGGGCACCCAGGCGTGCCGGGTGCTGAAGGCCGAAGGCCTGCGGGTGACGCTCATCAACTCGAATCCGGCGTCGATCATGACCGACCCGGAGTTCGCCGACTCCACCTACATCGAACCGATCACCGCGGCGTTCGTCGAGAAGGTGATCGTCCAGCAGGCCGAGCGCGGCAACAAGATCGACGCGCTGCTGGCCACGCTCGGCGGGCAGACCGCGCTCAATACGGCGGTCGCGCTGTACGAGAACGGGGCCCTCGACCGCCACGGCGTCGAGATGATCGGTGCGGACTTCGAGGCCATTCAGCGGGGCGAGGACCGGCAGAAGTTCAAGGACATCGTCGCCAAGGTCGGCGGCGAGTCCGCGCGCTCACGGGTCTGCTTCACGATGGAGGAGGTCCGGGACACCGTCGCCGAGCTCGGTCTGCCGGTCGTGGTGCGGCCGTCGTTCACGATGGGTGGGCTCGGCTCCGGCATGGCGTACTCGGTCGAGGACGTGGAACGGATGGCCGGCGACGGCCTGTCCGCCTCGCCGACGGCCAACGTGCTGATCGAGGAATCGATCTTCGGGTGGAAGGAATTCGAACTCGAACTGATGCGGGACCACCGTGACAACGTGGTGGTCGTCTGCTCCATCGAGAACTTCGACCCGATGGGCGTGCACACCGGTGACTCGGTGACCGTGGCGCCCGCGATGACGCTCACCGACCGCGAATACCAGACGATGCGCGACCTCGGTATCGCGATTCTGCGCGAAGTCGGCGTCGACACCGGTGGCTGCAACATCCAATTCGCGATCGACCCGGTCGACGGGCGGCTCGTCGTCATCGAGATGAACCCGCGGGTCTCCAGGTCGAGTGCCCTGGCCTCGAAGGCGACCGGCTTCCCGATCGCCAAGATCGCCGCGAAGCTCGCGATCGGCTACACCCTCGATGAGATCGTCAACGACATCACCAAGGAGACGCCGGCGTGCTTCGAGCCGACGCTCGACTACGTCGTCGTCAAGGCCCCACGGTTCGCCTTCGAGAAGTTTCCCGGCGCCGACCCCACGCTGACGACCACCATGAAGTCGGTCGGTGAGGCGATGTCGTTGGGCCGCAACTTCATCGAGGCGTTCGGCAAGGTGATGCGGTCGCTGGAGACGCCGGGCCGCGGCGGCTTCTGGACCGGCGTGGATCCCGATATCACCGTCGAGGAGCTGTTGACGCGGCTCAAGACGCCCACCGACGGTCGCCTGTACGACATCGAGCAGGCACTGCGCCAGGGTGCGTCGGTCGAGGACGTCGCGAAGGCCTCCGGCGTCGACCCCTGGTTCGTCGACCAGATCGCTCGCCTGGTGCACCTCGCGGCGGAGCTGCGCGCCGCGCCCGTCCTCGACGAGGACCTGCTGCGCACCGCCAAGCACAGCGGCCTGTCGGACCGTCAGATCGCGGCACTGCGGCCCGAACTCGCAGGCGAGGACGGCGTGCGGACGCTGCGGCGGCGGCTGGGAGTTCATCCCGTCTACAAGACGGTGGACACCTGCGCCGCGGAGTTCGAGGCCAAGACGCCGTACCACTACAGCAGTTACGAGATCGACCCGGCGGCCGAGACGGAGGTGGCTCCGCAGACCGACAAGCCGAAGGTGCTGATCCTCGGGTCGGGTCCGAACCGGATCGGTCAGGGCATCGAGTTCGACTACAGCTGTGTGCACGCGGCGACCACGCTCAGCGAGGTCGGCTTCGAGACAGTGATGGTGAACTGCAACCCCGAGACGGTGTCGACCGACTACGACACGGCCGACCGGCTGTACTTCGAACCGCTGACCTTCGAGGACGTCCTCGAGGTCTACCACGCCGAATCGGCCTCTGGCGCGGGCGGACCCGGTGTCGTCGGCGTGATCGTGCAGCTGGGTGGGCAGACGCCGCTGGGCCTGGCCCAGCGACTCTCCGACGCCGGCGTCCCGATCGTCGGCACCAGCCCCAAGGCCATCGACCTCGCGGAGGACCGCGGCGAGTTCGGCGAGGTGCTCAAGAACGCCGGGTTGCCCGCGCCACGGTTCGGCATGGCGACCAGCTTCGAGCAGGCCCGACGCATCGCCGCCGACATCGGTTACCCGGTTCTGGTACGCCCGTCCTACGTTCTGGGTGGGCGCGGCATGGAGATCGTCTACGACGATGAGACGTTGCGCGGGTACATCACTCGCGCCACGCAACTCTCGCCCGAGCACCCCGTACTGGTGGACCGCTTCCTCGAGGATGCCATCGAGATCGACGTCGACGCCCTGTGCGACGGATCCGAGGTCTACATCGGTGGCGTGATGGAGCACATCGAGGAGGCAGGCATCCACTCCGGCGACTCGGCGTGCGCGCTGCCGCCGGTGACCCTCGGTAAGCAGGACATCGCCGCCGTACGGCATGCGACCGAGGCCATAGCCCACGGCATCGGCGTCGTCGGACTGCTCAACGTGCAGTACGCGCTCAAGGACGACGTGCTCTACGTGCTGGAGGCCAACCCGAGGGCCAGCCGCACGGTCCCGTTCGTGTCGAAGGCGACGGCCGTGCCGCTGGCCAAGGCCTGCGCCCGGATCATGCTGGGCGCGAGCATCGCCCAGTTGCGCCAGGAGGGCATGCTCGCCGCGACCGGCGATGGTGCCGACGTCGCACCGAACGCGCCCATCGCGGTCAAGGAGGCGGTGCTGCCGTTCAACCGGTTCCGCAAGGCCGACGGCTCGCAAGTCGACTCGCTGCTCGGCCCGGAGATGAAGTCGACCGGCGAGGTGATGGGCATCGACCGGGACTTCGGCACCGCGTTCGCCAAGAGCCAGACCGCGGCATACGGTTCGCTGCCCGCCGCCGGTACGGTCTTCGTCTCGGTGGCCAACCGGGACAAGCGCTCACTGGTGTTCCCGGTCAAGCGGCTGGCCGATCTCGGGTTCCGGGTGCTGGCCACCGAGGGAACCGCCGAGATGTTGCGCCGCAACGGCATTCCGTGCGACACCGTGCGCAAGCACTTCGAGGCGCCCAGCGCGGACCGGCCTGCGACGTCGGCCGTCGACGCCATCAAGGCCGGGGAGGTCGACATGGTGATCAACACTCCCTACGGCAACTCCGGTCCACGCGTCGACGGGTACGAGATCCGCTCGGCAGCGGTCGCCATGAACATCCCGTGCGTGACGACCGTTCAGGGCGCGTCCGCGGCCGTGCAGGGCATCGAGGCAGGCATCCGGGGAGACATCGGCGTCATGTCGCTGCAGGAGTTGCACAGCAGCATGGGGGCACGCGAGCAGGCGAACGGCCGGACGTGA
- the carA gene encoding glutamine-hydrolyzing carbamoyl-phosphate synthase small subunit, with protein MSRKAGRAVLVLDDGRVFTGTEFGAVGQTLGEAVFSTGMSGYQETLTDPSYHGQIVVATAPQIGNTGWNGEDAESRGDKIWVAGYAVRDPSPRASNWRATGTLDDELVRQGVVGIAGIDTRAVVRHLRSAGSMKAGVFSGDALAEVDELLARVRSQPSMLGADLAGEVSTGTTYVVEAEGQQRFRVAALDLGIKTNTPRNFAKRGIQTHVVPSNATFDAVAALDPDGVFLSNGPGDPATADHVVEVTRKVLEAGIPLFGICFGNQILGRALGRSTYKMAFGHRGINVPVVDHLTGRVAITSQNHGFALEGEAGEEFDTQFGRAIVSHTCANDGVVEGIKLVDGRAFSVQYHPESAAGPHDAAYLFDQFVNLISEAKAGKVER; from the coding sequence ATGAGCAGGAAAGCCGGTCGGGCAGTGCTGGTGCTGGACGACGGTCGGGTATTCACCGGCACCGAGTTCGGCGCCGTGGGACAGACTTTGGGCGAGGCGGTGTTCTCGACCGGCATGTCCGGATACCAGGAGACGCTGACCGACCCGAGCTACCACGGTCAGATCGTGGTCGCCACGGCACCGCAGATCGGCAACACCGGGTGGAACGGCGAGGACGCCGAGAGCCGCGGCGACAAGATCTGGGTTGCGGGATACGCCGTGCGGGACCCCTCGCCGCGCGCCTCCAACTGGCGCGCCACCGGCACGCTCGACGACGAACTGGTCCGCCAGGGAGTCGTCGGGATCGCGGGCATCGACACCCGCGCCGTCGTCCGGCACCTGCGCAGTGCGGGGTCGATGAAGGCGGGCGTCTTCTCGGGCGACGCCCTGGCCGAGGTGGACGAGCTGCTCGCCCGGGTGCGCAGTCAGCCGTCGATGCTGGGTGCGGACCTCGCAGGCGAGGTGAGCACCGGCACGACCTACGTGGTGGAAGCCGAAGGGCAACAACGCTTCAGGGTGGCCGCGCTCGACCTCGGCATCAAGACCAACACCCCGCGCAACTTCGCCAAGCGGGGCATTCAGACCCACGTGGTGCCGTCGAACGCCACCTTCGACGCCGTCGCCGCGCTCGATCCCGACGGGGTGTTCCTGTCCAACGGTCCCGGTGACCCGGCGACCGCCGACCACGTCGTCGAGGTGACCCGCAAGGTCCTCGAGGCCGGGATACCCCTCTTCGGCATCTGCTTCGGCAACCAGATCCTGGGCCGCGCCCTGGGGCGTTCGACCTACAAGATGGCCTTCGGTCACCGCGGGATCAACGTTCCGGTGGTCGACCACCTGACCGGACGGGTCGCAATCACCTCGCAGAATCACGGCTTCGCCCTCGAAGGGGAGGCCGGCGAGGAGTTCGACACGCAGTTCGGCCGGGCGATCGTCAGCCACACCTGCGCCAACGACGGAGTCGTCGAGGGCATCAAACTGGTTGACGGAAGGGCGTTCTCGGTGCAGTACCACCCCGAGTCGGCGGCGGGACCCCATGACGCCGCGTACCTGTTCGACCAATTCGTCAACCTCATCTCCGAAGCCAAGGCAGGGAAGGTCGAGCGCTAA
- a CDS encoding PH-like domain-containing protein encodes MNDATLITSLIMAAVLAVIIALLIRQMMRGWLRRAQRQVEQIGKLPPMPDTVGPALIPATRGLYVGSTIVRSEPLPQGGPGQESESPAARGSSAWLDRVAVGDLGFRSKAVLTRYPEGIMLQRTGASPIWIPDESIRAIRTERAIAGKVVTHDGILAIRWTLPSGTEIDTGFRGDDRRELANWVQEDAG; translated from the coding sequence ATGAACGATGCAACGCTGATCACCTCGCTGATCATGGCCGCCGTGCTGGCCGTGATCATCGCGCTGCTGATCCGGCAGATGATGCGCGGCTGGTTGCGCCGCGCCCAGCGCCAGGTGGAGCAGATCGGCAAGCTGCCGCCGATGCCGGACACCGTCGGGCCCGCACTGATTCCCGCCACCCGCGGCCTCTACGTCGGCAGCACCATCGTCCGATCCGAGCCGCTTCCCCAGGGCGGCCCGGGGCAGGAGTCCGAGTCGCCTGCCGCGCGCGGCTCGTCGGCCTGGCTCGATCGGGTCGCGGTCGGCGACCTCGGCTTCCGCAGCAAGGCGGTGCTGACGCGGTACCCCGAGGGGATCATGCTGCAGCGCACGGGCGCCAGCCCGATCTGGATCCCCGACGAGTCCATCAGAGCGATACGAACGGAACGGGCCATCGCGGGCAAGGTGGTGACGCACGACGGCATTCTGGCGATCCGCTGGACGCTGCCGTCGGGCACCGAGATCGACACGGGGTTCCGCGGCGACGACCGCCGCGAACTCGCCAATTGGGTACAGGAGGACGCCGGATGA
- a CDS encoding dihydroorotase: MTSRVHGSQPILIRGVRPYGEGEPVDVLVSDGQIAEVGAGLTPPDDADVVDARGQVLLPGFVDLHTHLREPGREYAEDIETGSAAAALGGYTAVFAMANTDPVADTAVVTDHVWHRGQQVGLVDVHPVGAVTVGLKGKQLTEMGLMAAGVGQVRMFSDDGVCVDDPLVMRRALEYATGLGVLIAQHAEEPRLTVGAVAHEGPNAARLGLAGWPRAAEESIVARDALLARDAGARVHICHASTVGTVELIRWAKEQGISITAEVTPHHLLLDDARLADYDGRNRVNPPLREADDAIALRQALADGVIDCVATDHAPHAEHEKMCEFASARPGMLGLQTALSVVVQTMVQPGLLTWRDVARVMSEAPAAIVGLPDQGRPLEVGEPANLTVVDPDTEWTVTGRTLASRSDNTPYEAMTLPATVTLTLLRGRVTAREGKSGLADEGQREAKRDRA, encoded by the coding sequence ATGACGTCTCGAGTGCACGGGTCCCAGCCGATCCTGATCCGCGGGGTCCGCCCCTACGGCGAGGGCGAGCCCGTCGACGTGCTGGTGTCCGACGGTCAGATCGCCGAGGTCGGCGCCGGCCTGACCCCACCCGACGACGCCGACGTCGTCGACGCCCGCGGCCAGGTCCTGCTCCCGGGCTTCGTCGACCTGCACACCCATCTGCGCGAACCGGGCCGCGAGTACGCCGAGGACATCGAAACCGGTTCGGCGGCAGCGGCACTGGGTGGCTACACCGCCGTATTCGCCATGGCCAACACCGATCCCGTCGCCGACACCGCCGTGGTCACCGACCACGTGTGGCACCGCGGCCAGCAGGTGGGCCTGGTCGACGTGCACCCCGTCGGTGCGGTCACCGTCGGGCTGAAGGGCAAGCAACTCACCGAGATGGGCCTGATGGCAGCGGGCGTCGGCCAGGTGCGGATGTTCTCCGACGACGGTGTCTGCGTCGACGATCCGCTGGTGATGCGGCGGGCGCTGGAGTACGCCACCGGACTCGGGGTGCTGATCGCCCAGCACGCCGAGGAGCCGCGGCTCACCGTGGGCGCCGTCGCGCACGAGGGACCCAACGCCGCCCGCCTCGGGCTGGCCGGCTGGCCCCGTGCGGCCGAGGAGTCGATCGTCGCGCGCGACGCGCTGCTGGCCCGCGATGCCGGCGCCCGCGTGCACATCTGCCACGCGTCGACGGTCGGCACGGTCGAACTCATCAGATGGGCCAAGGAGCAGGGGATTTCGATCACGGCCGAGGTCACGCCGCATCACCTGCTGCTCGACGACGCGCGCCTCGCCGACTACGACGGCCGCAACCGGGTGAACCCCCCGCTGCGAGAGGCCGACGACGCGATCGCACTGCGTCAGGCACTCGCCGACGGCGTCATCGACTGCGTGGCCACCGACCACGCGCCGCACGCCGAACACGAGAAGATGTGCGAGTTCGCCTCCGCCCGGCCCGGCATGCTCGGTCTGCAGACGGCGCTGTCGGTCGTGGTCCAGACGATGGTGCAGCCGGGTCTGCTCACCTGGCGCGACGTCGCACGGGTGATGAGCGAGGCGCCCGCCGCGATCGTCGGGCTGCCCGACCAGGGGCGTCCGCTCGAGGTGGGGGAGCCGGCCAACCTCACCGTGGTGGACCCCGACACCGAGTGGACCGTCACCGGACGGACGCTGGCCAGCCGCTCGGACAACACGCCGTACGAGGCCATGACCCTGCCCGCGACCGTGACGCTGACACTGTTGCGCGGCAGGGTGACTGCGCGCGAGGGCAAGAGCGGACTCGCGGATGAAGGGCAGCGAGAAGCGAAGCGGGATCGCGCATGA
- a CDS encoding aspartate carbamoyltransferase catalytic subunit, with product MTRHLLSVADLGRDEATAILDDADRFREALLGREVKKLPTLRGRTVITMFYENSTRTRVSFEVAGKWMSADVINVSSSGSSVSKGESLRDTALTLRAAGADALIIRHPASGAAQQLAAWTAERDGSGPSIINAGDGMHEHPTQALLDALTIRQRLGAVEGKRVVIVGDVLHSRVARSNVLLLATLGAEVVLVAPPTLLPTGVASWPVTVSHDLDAELPGADVVLMLRVQAERMNGGFFPSAREYSVRYGLSEKRLGRLADGVVVLHPGPMLRGMEIASSVADSSQSAVLQQVSNGVHVRMAVLFHLLVGSGAEVSA from the coding sequence ATGACTCGACACCTGCTGTCGGTGGCCGATCTGGGCCGCGACGAGGCCACCGCGATCCTCGACGACGCCGACCGGTTCCGCGAGGCCCTGCTCGGCCGCGAGGTCAAGAAGCTGCCGACGCTGCGCGGTCGCACCGTCATCACGATGTTCTACGAGAACTCCACGCGGACCCGGGTGTCCTTCGAGGTCGCGGGAAAGTGGATGAGCGCCGACGTGATCAACGTCAGTTCGTCGGGATCGTCGGTCTCGAAGGGAGAGTCGTTGCGCGACACCGCGCTGACCCTGCGTGCCGCGGGCGCCGACGCGCTGATCATCCGGCATCCGGCGTCGGGTGCGGCCCAGCAGTTGGCGGCCTGGACGGCGGAACGAGACGGCTCAGGCCCCTCGATCATCAATGCCGGCGACGGCATGCACGAGCACCCGACCCAGGCACTGCTCGACGCGTTGACGATCCGGCAGCGGCTCGGGGCAGTCGAGGGCAAGCGCGTCGTCATCGTCGGCGACGTCCTGCACAGCCGGGTCGCCAGGTCCAACGTGCTGCTGCTGGCCACGCTCGGGGCCGAGGTCGTCCTCGTCGCGCCGCCAACCCTGCTGCCCACCGGGGTGGCGTCGTGGCCGGTGACGGTGTCGCACGACCTCGACGCCGAACTTCCCGGTGCGGACGTGGTGCTCATGCTGCGGGTGCAGGCCGAACGGATGAACGGCGGCTTCTTCCCCTCGGCGCGCGAGTACTCGGTGCGCTACGGGCTGTCGGAGAAGCGCCTCGGCCGGCTCGCCGACGGCGTCGTCGTACTGCACCCCGGCCCGATGCTGCGCGGCATGGAGATCGCGTCGTCGGTCGCCGATTCGTCGCAGTCGGCTGTGCTGCAACAGGTTTCCAACGGTGTACACGTTCGGATGGCGGTGCTGTTCCACCTCCTGGTCGGCAGCGGAGCGGAGGTCAGCGCATGA
- the pyrR gene encoding bifunctional pyr operon transcriptional regulator/uracil phosphoribosyltransferase PyrR gives MPNASAGSADASPDRELMSAADVSRTISRIAHQIIEKTALGGPDAPRVVLLGIPTRGVTLAARLARNISDFSGVDVATGALDVTLYRDDLMSKPPRALAETTIPDGGVDDAIVVLVDDVLYSGRTVRAALDALRDVGRPRIVQLAVFVDRGHRELPIRADYVGKNVPTSRLDNVKVRFAEQDGADGVTIANTGGPPR, from the coding sequence ATGCCCAATGCCTCAGCCGGCTCTGCCGACGCCAGTCCCGATCGGGAACTGATGTCCGCGGCGGACGTGAGCCGAACGATCTCCCGCATCGCGCATCAGATCATCGAGAAGACCGCACTCGGCGGTCCCGATGCGCCGCGCGTCGTGCTGCTCGGCATCCCCACCCGGGGCGTCACCCTCGCCGCCAGGCTGGCCCGCAACATCTCCGACTTCTCCGGCGTCGACGTGGCGACCGGTGCGCTCGACGTGACGCTGTACCGCGACGACCTGATGTCCAAGCCACCGCGTGCGCTCGCCGAGACGACCATCCCCGACGGTGGCGTCGACGACGCGATCGTCGTCCTCGTCGACGACGTGCTGTACTCCGGTCGCACCGTCCGCGCTGCCCTCGACGCATTGCGCGACGTGGGCCGCCCCCGGATCGTGCAGCTGGCGGTGTTCGTCGACCGCGGCCACCGCGAACTGCCCATCCGCGCCGACTACGTCGGCAAGAACGTGCCGACGTCACGCCTGGACAACGTCAAGGTGCGCTTCGCCGAACAGGACGGCGCCGACGGCGTGACGATTGCGAACACGGGAGGGCCCCCGCGATGA